A window of the Fodinibius sp. Rm-B-1B1-1 genome harbors these coding sequences:
- a CDS encoding Hsp20/alpha crystallin family protein, which produces MNDFTIDIEQQLNKLGKDIQEFVERIVPLEDRGHDFAPACDIVESDETYIIKLDLPGLSKKEINIALKEHVLTVKGERAEELNDSEVYRRQERSTGVFSRSFALPQNVNTAEIDAVFRNGVLSITMPKSEVLNDGESIPIK; this is translated from the coding sequence ATGAATGATTTTACGATTGACATCGAACAACAGCTAAACAAGCTGGGTAAAGATATCCAAGAGTTTGTTGAGCGGATTGTACCGCTCGAAGATCGCGGACATGATTTTGCCCCGGCTTGCGATATTGTGGAAAGTGATGAAACCTATATTATAAAACTGGATTTACCTGGTTTGTCGAAAAAGGAAATTAATATTGCTCTTAAAGAGCATGTGTTAACAGTGAAGGGCGAACGGGCCGAGGAATTGAATGATTCTGAAGTTTATCGCCGACAGGAGCGTTCAACGGGTGTGTTTTCACGTTCGTTTGCGCTGCCACAAAATGTGAATACTGCTGAAATAGATGCGGTATTCCGCAATGGTGTTTTATCAATTACAATGCCAAAGTCGGAAGTTCTCAATGACGGAGAATCTATTCCGATCAAATAA
- the aroA gene encoding 3-phosphoshikimate 1-carboxyvinyltransferase, which yields MDQQVRPAQSLLGTLHLPADKSISHRSIMFASLHDGTSTITNFSDAADPHSTIDCMRGLGVSIQEDGDQIVVEGVGRSGFVKPDESLDCGNSGTTMRLLSGIVGGAGVSATLIGDESLSARTMKRIIDPLAEMGVTIDARNDDYAPLHISRSNALKPLHFPLPIPSAQLKSCVLLAGLFGDEETEVIETLPSRDHTERLLGLPIEKNGNQKIITSSKQDTIPEQSYRIPNDFSAAAFWLVAGAIHPDAEIVLPNVGMNSTRTGALDILQKMGADITIENRHKEGAEPVANVTVCSSDLQPVEITEEIVPNCIDELPILTIAMLFADGISRISGAEELRHKETDRLAAMAEILEKAGADFTEYEDGFEIKGDPDFMPEAATYNSYHDHRIAMSAAVLSLMASKSSQIQGAECTAISYPSFWDDVALLTN from the coding sequence ATGGATCAGCAAGTACGTCCGGCGCAATCACTTTTAGGAACCCTGCACCTACCAGCAGATAAGTCTATTTCCCACCGTTCCATCATGTTTGCATCATTACATGATGGAACCTCAACGATTACAAATTTTTCAGATGCCGCTGATCCTCACAGCACAATTGACTGTATGCGTGGTCTGGGGGTTTCCATTCAGGAGGATGGAGACCAAATAGTGGTGGAAGGTGTTGGCCGAAGCGGGTTCGTTAAACCTGATGAATCACTGGACTGCGGCAACTCTGGAACTACCATGCGCCTGCTGAGTGGTATTGTTGGCGGGGCCGGGGTATCGGCAACGTTAATTGGAGATGAGTCGCTTTCAGCCCGAACGATGAAGCGTATTATCGACCCGCTTGCGGAAATGGGAGTGACTATTGATGCTCGTAATGATGATTATGCTCCATTACACATCTCTCGGTCTAATGCGTTAAAGCCGCTGCATTTTCCGCTGCCTATTCCCAGTGCACAGTTAAAATCGTGTGTACTGTTGGCTGGTTTATTTGGGGATGAGGAGACCGAAGTTATTGAAACGTTACCCAGTCGGGATCATACGGAGCGTTTGTTAGGTTTGCCGATTGAAAAAAACGGAAATCAGAAAATTATTACGAGCTCTAAACAGGATACGATTCCAGAACAGTCGTATCGTATCCCCAATGATTTTTCAGCGGCAGCATTCTGGTTGGTGGCTGGGGCAATTCATCCCGATGCAGAAATTGTGTTGCCCAATGTGGGTATGAATTCCACCCGAACGGGCGCGCTGGATATCCTGCAAAAAATGGGTGCTGATATTACTATCGAAAATAGGCACAAAGAAGGGGCCGAGCCGGTAGCGAATGTAACCGTTTGCAGTTCTGACCTTCAACCGGTTGAGATAACCGAAGAAATCGTCCCCAACTGTATTGATGAACTCCCCATTTTGACGATTGCGATGTTGTTTGCTGATGGCATATCCCGGATTTCAGGGGCTGAAGAGCTGCGTCATAAAGAAACCGATCGGTTGGCCGCTATGGCAGAAATATTGGAAAAAGCTGGGGCTGACTTTACTGAATATGAGGATGGTTTCGAAATTAAGGGAGATCCCGATTTTATGCCTGAGGCAGCAACGTATAACAGTTATCACGATCACCGTATCGCAATGTCTGCTGCTGTACTTAGTTTAATGGCAAGTAAATCGTCCCAAATACAGGGTGCCGAATGTACTGCCATTTCTTATCCTTCCTTTTGGGATGATGTCGCACTTCTGACGAATTGA
- a CDS encoding tetratricopeptide repeat protein: MINVRRILSLFLVGFLLGFLQLQAQEVQQPVSQDYNEGRELFDNGFYEEAAAEFEKFLASHNEHQLATSANYYLVRAKAKMDSLNQTVFFEEFIDEYPYSDFSSKLLFDLGNTADSVGNYKHAENYYNRALKLGLNDKNSARAYYWLGEAAAADSNFVNARSYFMTLAEDHPRSEWAPKALYARGRLYLSENKYDSATVAFEILKDRYPNNEMSRRVGTALGESYYQQGKYKKAIEALENAMPHLDGELRSKGVYLIAESHNYLGNYDEASKYYLQYINQNKGSDKVRVAHYGLGWLYHKQEIYHWAAREFGKAAEGNDETARKALYYKAVNEKLGSRYPEALGTFRTFGDRFQEGLWVEQAYYEWAVTAYEVGRHTEAINALLPLVRSDEELDWKGKVYTLLGEAYFANKEYTRALQAFEAAEKVTNVDPQIKRQAKFQKAWVQYSNQAYGVAQPTFKSIYSEAPDSKLGQEALFWSADALYKMEDYGPAAQQFAEFVSRYPDHEMIGPANYALGWSYFKNGEYERAIDPFITFYEDYEAPDVALYPYDTDTQLRIGDAYYAISDYDNAVSYYQEAIGAEPGGDYAMFQMANSYYRDDETYDAVTTFRRFLRIYPYSKFREQAQYNIAYIYLNTGNFTQAIEEFKEVINKYPNTEWAARAQYNIGDAYYNAGDYEEAIAAYKGVMQEYPQSEYIIEAVNGIQYSQMSLGQADSSSAILEDFIADHPQTSMADRLRFRQADNRMQSGNYQAAIDEFQQYIRITNNQELLPDAYFNLANAYEQTDKIAKAVEEYERIVDEFPSSERVGPSLASLGRIAYSRVNYQESFNYFERLAEEGGKYRQEAYIGMGNAQLAMNNLAEAEKWYQSALENDSAYAPAQVGLAKVAIEEERYEGAEEFLNPIAESNTTEIGAEAQYYLGIIYQQQGSFEQAVKAYSNVNILYEAFSDWVAKALLRRAESYIQMGQRGEARSTLNTLIENHPDTPQAKEAKQLLDNQ, encoded by the coding sequence ATGATTAACGTGCGCCGAATTCTAAGCCTATTTTTAGTCGGTTTTTTATTGGGATTTCTGCAATTACAAGCTCAAGAAGTACAGCAACCTGTTTCGCAGGACTATAATGAGGGGAGGGAGCTTTTTGATAACGGCTTTTATGAAGAGGCCGCTGCTGAGTTTGAAAAGTTTTTAGCTTCGCACAATGAGCATCAATTAGCTACCTCAGCGAATTACTATTTGGTCCGTGCGAAAGCCAAAATGGATTCGCTAAACCAGACGGTGTTTTTCGAAGAATTTATAGATGAATATCCCTACTCTGATTTTTCTTCAAAACTGTTATTTGATCTTGGTAATACTGCTGACAGTGTAGGCAACTATAAACATGCAGAGAATTATTACAACCGGGCATTAAAGCTGGGGTTAAATGATAAGAACTCCGCTCGAGCATATTACTGGCTTGGAGAAGCGGCTGCCGCTGATAGCAATTTTGTGAATGCCCGAAGCTATTTTATGACGCTTGCCGAGGATCACCCCCGATCTGAGTGGGCCCCCAAAGCTCTTTATGCACGAGGACGGTTATACCTGAGTGAAAATAAATATGATTCTGCAACAGTAGCATTTGAGATCTTGAAAGATCGGTATCCTAATAATGAGATGAGCCGCCGAGTGGGTACGGCATTAGGAGAATCATATTATCAGCAGGGAAAGTATAAAAAGGCTATTGAAGCACTTGAAAACGCGATGCCGCATCTTGATGGGGAACTACGCTCAAAAGGGGTATACCTTATTGCCGAAAGTCATAATTATTTGGGCAATTATGATGAGGCTTCCAAATACTACCTCCAATATATCAATCAGAATAAGGGCAGCGACAAGGTACGGGTAGCTCACTATGGATTGGGTTGGTTGTATCACAAACAAGAAATTTATCACTGGGCCGCTCGTGAATTTGGTAAAGCTGCCGAAGGAAATGATGAGACAGCCCGAAAGGCCCTGTATTACAAAGCGGTAAATGAAAAACTTGGTTCGCGATATCCCGAGGCCCTCGGTACGTTTCGTACTTTTGGGGACCGTTTTCAAGAGGGACTTTGGGTTGAACAGGCCTATTACGAATGGGCAGTAACAGCTTACGAGGTAGGACGGCATACTGAAGCAATTAATGCTCTTTTACCGCTGGTGCGAAGTGATGAAGAGCTCGATTGGAAAGGAAAGGTTTATACGTTGTTAGGGGAGGCTTATTTTGCCAATAAAGAATATACTCGGGCATTGCAGGCTTTTGAAGCCGCAGAGAAGGTAACGAATGTGGATCCCCAAATTAAACGGCAAGCAAAATTTCAAAAAGCGTGGGTGCAGTACAGCAATCAAGCGTATGGAGTAGCTCAACCTACTTTTAAATCGATATACAGCGAAGCCCCCGATTCAAAACTGGGTCAGGAAGCACTGTTTTGGAGTGCCGATGCGCTTTATAAAATGGAGGATTACGGTCCTGCTGCACAACAGTTTGCAGAGTTCGTATCACGCTACCCGGATCATGAAATGATAGGTCCGGCCAACTATGCATTGGGATGGAGCTATTTCAAAAATGGAGAATATGAGCGTGCCATCGACCCGTTTATAACATTTTATGAGGATTATGAAGCCCCGGATGTGGCTTTATATCCCTATGATACCGATACTCAGCTTCGCATTGGAGATGCCTACTACGCGATAAGCGATTATGACAATGCTGTTTCATATTATCAGGAAGCAATTGGTGCCGAGCCTGGCGGTGATTATGCGATGTTTCAGATGGCGAATAGTTATTATCGCGATGATGAAACTTATGATGCAGTAACGACCTTTCGCCGTTTTTTACGGATTTATCCTTATAGTAAATTTCGTGAGCAGGCCCAATATAACATTGCTTATATTTATCTGAATACCGGGAACTTTACGCAGGCCATCGAAGAGTTTAAAGAAGTAATTAATAAATATCCCAATACGGAATGGGCAGCTCGGGCACAGTACAATATTGGGGATGCGTACTATAATGCGGGTGATTACGAAGAAGCGATCGCGGCCTATAAAGGCGTGATGCAAGAATATCCACAGAGTGAATACATTATTGAGGCCGTAAATGGCATTCAGTATTCCCAGATGTCGTTGGGACAAGCCGATTCGAGTTCAGCTATTTTGGAGGATTTTATCGCCGATCATCCGCAAACCTCAATGGCCGATCGATTACGGTTCCGTCAGGCCGATAACCGGATGCAATCAGGAAACTACCAAGCGGCGATCGATGAATTTCAGCAATATATCCGCATTACGAATAACCAAGAGTTATTACCTGATGCGTACTTTAATTTGGCCAATGCTTACGAGCAAACCGACAAAATTGCCAAAGCTGTTGAGGAGTACGAGCGGATCGTGGATGAATTTCCGAGCTCAGAACGAGTTGGACCATCATTGGCCTCATTAGGACGAATTGCTTATTCCCGTGTGAATTATCAAGAATCGTTTAATTATTTTGAACGTCTTGCAGAAGAGGGGGGCAAATATCGGCAGGAAGCCTACATTGGTATGGGCAATGCCCAGTTGGCAATGAATAACTTAGCCGAGGCTGAAAAGTGGTATCAGTCTGCATTAGAAAATGATTCGGCATATGCTCCCGCTCAAGTTGGCCTTGCTAAAGTTGCTATTGAAGAAGAGCGGTATGAGGGGGCGGAAGAGTTTTTAAATCCCATTGCAGAATCAAATACCACAGAAATAGGAGCGGAAGCACAGTATTATTTAGGGATTATTTATCAGCAGCAGGGAAGTTTTGAGCAGGCTGTGAAAGCGTATTCCAATGTAAATATTTTGTATGAAGCATTTAGCGATTGGGTGGCAAAAGCCCTTCTTAGACGAGCAGAAAGCTATATTCAAATGGGGCAGCGAGGAGAGGCGCGTTCTACACTCAATACGTTAATTGAAAACCATCCCGATACCCCACAGGCAAAAGAAGCAAAACAACTTTTGGATAACCAGTAG
- a CDS encoding CBS domain-containing protein, giving the protein MLANKSITKTEFQPLKGSHTVGEARNRMRDEQVNALPVVDPTTKKLVGQIRSEQLSEVEDDQKVSELQVDQLIKLFEGQHVFEGARLMLQYELNLLPLVNEESTFLGVITKQKILESISHMLNLEQTGSVLTIEIEPIDFSLSEVVQVIETEGAKILGITVERPDRNHQAFEVSVKLNLKDISRVTAALKRYGYSVLAESENTVFENDLEYRADELLKYIDM; this is encoded by the coding sequence ATGCTTGCAAATAAATCCATAACGAAAACTGAGTTCCAGCCCTTGAAAGGTAGTCATACCGTTGGAGAGGCCAGAAATCGTATGCGCGATGAGCAAGTAAACGCGCTGCCTGTGGTAGACCCAACGACAAAAAAATTAGTGGGACAAATTCGGAGTGAGCAACTTTCGGAAGTTGAGGATGATCAGAAGGTCTCTGAGCTCCAAGTGGATCAACTTATTAAACTTTTTGAAGGGCAACATGTTTTTGAAGGGGCTCGGTTGATGTTGCAGTATGAGCTTAACCTACTACCGTTAGTCAATGAAGAGTCAACATTTTTAGGTGTGATTACCAAACAGAAAATTTTGGAATCCATTTCCCACATGTTGAACCTGGAACAAACAGGGTCAGTATTGACTATTGAAATTGAACCCATTGATTTTTCGTTATCCGAAGTAGTACAAGTGATTGAAACGGAAGGAGCAAAAATATTGGGGATTACGGTAGAACGGCCTGATCGTAATCATCAGGCATTTGAGGTATCAGTGAAGCTTAATTTAAAGGATATTTCGCGTGTGACAGCCGCTTTAAAAAGATATGGATATAGCGTGCTGGCTGAGTCGGAAAATACGGTTTTTGAAAATGATTTAGAGTATCGGGCCGACGAACTGTTAAAATACATAGACATGTAA
- the hflX gene encoding GTPase HflX produces the protein MFEEIRNSDIVQERAILVGVYGPETPRVQAEEYLDELELLTYTAGGVTVDKVLQNRMHPDPSSYVGSGKLRQLKSMKGEKNIDTFIFDDDLSPTQIRNIEKETKAKVLDRSGLILDIFASRAQTAAAKTQVELAQLQYLLPRLTRFWTHLSRQQGGIGTRGPGESQIEMDRRMIDKRIATLKDKLDKIDQQRQTQRKGRSDKVRISLVGYTNAGKSTLMNALTNTKVLAENRLFATLDSTVRQYEIGNHEALLSDTVGFIRKLPHDLIASFKSTLDEVRECDILLHVVDASSRVVQDYIDVVDDTLEDMDVSDKKNLLVFNKMDAIDAPRITELKRAYPDAVFISAERGIGLDKLEGRIKELIEEDFVTETMMIPAAKYEGVAFLHREANILEKKYVGSDIKVTFRIDKADLMRLNTILDNIDTAESVM, from the coding sequence TTGTTCGAAGAGATACGAAATTCAGACATTGTTCAGGAACGGGCCATCTTGGTAGGTGTGTATGGTCCTGAAACTCCCCGCGTGCAAGCTGAGGAGTATTTAGATGAGCTTGAACTACTTACCTATACGGCTGGTGGCGTTACGGTCGACAAGGTATTGCAAAATCGGATGCACCCTGATCCTTCCTCCTATGTGGGTTCGGGAAAGTTGCGCCAGCTAAAGTCTATGAAGGGCGAAAAAAATATCGATACCTTTATTTTTGATGATGATCTGTCCCCCACACAGATACGGAATATTGAAAAGGAGACCAAGGCCAAGGTGTTAGATCGCAGTGGCTTAATCTTGGATATTTTTGCTTCGCGTGCTCAAACGGCCGCAGCAAAAACGCAGGTTGAGCTGGCTCAGTTGCAATATCTCTTGCCCCGATTGACCCGCTTTTGGACACACTTATCCCGCCAGCAAGGGGGTATTGGAACGCGTGGACCTGGTGAATCTCAAATTGAGATGGACCGTCGTATGATTGATAAACGCATTGCCACGTTAAAAGATAAGTTGGATAAGATTGATCAGCAGCGACAGACACAACGTAAGGGACGGTCAGACAAAGTGCGTATTTCGTTGGTTGGATATACCAATGCTGGTAAATCAACGTTGATGAATGCCTTAACGAATACTAAAGTATTGGCAGAAAACCGACTTTTTGCTACCCTCGATTCGACGGTGCGGCAGTACGAAATCGGGAACCACGAAGCGCTATTGTCAGATACTGTTGGTTTTATACGGAAACTGCCTCATGATCTTATAGCCAGCTTTAAATCGACGCTGGATGAGGTTCGTGAGTGCGACATTTTATTACATGTCGTCGATGCTTCATCGCGGGTGGTCCAAGATTATATTGATGTGGTCGATGATACGCTTGAGGATATGGACGTTAGTGATAAAAAGAATCTCTTGGTGTTTAATAAGATGGATGCCATTGATGCTCCTCGTATTACTGAACTTAAAAGGGCCTACCCCGATGCAGTATTTATTTCTGCCGAACGGGGAATTGGACTCGATAAGTTAGAAGGTAGAATTAAGGAACTTATTGAAGAGGATTTCGTAACAGAAACTATGATGATACCGGCCGCGAAATATGAAGGCGTTGCTTTTTTACATCGCGAGGCGAATATTTTGGAAAAGAAATATGTAGGTTCGGATATAAAGGTTACGTTTAGAATAGACAAGGCAGACCTGATGAGGCTTAATACAATACTTGACAATATTGATACTGCCGAATCGGTTATGTAA
- a CDS encoding BatA domain-containing protein: MNFLNPLFLFGLLAVAIPIIIHLVNLRRPQKVAFSTLSFFNELRKSTIRRIRIKQYLLLALRTLAIFFLALALARPFLPPTITGSESSTESRSVAILIDNSASMSRVGPDGPLIEQAKNVVTQIIENSTSNDQFLLQTTNTAEITEAGFMNRGRVRNQLEDITAVNRGHYTAEQFRQLYDQLLDAPEKQSVLYIISDGQQSQLSELAEINIQEESSESKSVSVQLITLEEAEQRNVAVTSLSLESQLLGPGSPLTLSVELQNTGKAPVVNQYVSLQVEEELSGQYETSLDPGETKTFSFEIIPDEVGYISGRILLEGDEVEFDNSRHFVVHIPQQRSILLVNNGEETTTFKSYITPALEAARESNARIRFDEATVDEVEQAKWVDYDGVILNGLNNIPSYWQQELRQYVQDGGGILFFPSEKGDVENYNQFFSLLNAGRFDNVIGEYGSFETVTKMAPLEEGHPVLDDIFRKREDEEIRIELPSLFYYYHEQVASTADALPVLKAVNGDALLTEYRFGDGIFLKSAVGTDPGWSNLPINPLFAPLYYRAVLYTSSPERGGLQQHQLGEPFEWNSMLKSTDVTLTINGTEYKPNVQRQSQGVNIAYEGREWEPGILRVRSPEEEIDIAVNQHIMESDFETLDNEQWNDMMDDQLVISDMLTAENISNEQLQEQLRTAVFGKEIWNWFVWIALLFLITETLVSRLYKAESIS; the protein is encoded by the coding sequence ATGAACTTTCTTAATCCGTTATTTTTATTTGGGTTGTTGGCTGTTGCAATACCAATTATCATTCACTTGGTAAATTTACGACGACCACAAAAGGTAGCTTTTTCGACACTTTCCTTTTTTAATGAGCTGCGTAAAAGTACCATTCGTCGAATACGAATCAAACAATATTTGCTGCTTGCCCTGCGAACGCTTGCTATCTTTTTTTTAGCACTTGCCTTGGCCCGCCCTTTTTTGCCTCCAACGATTACAGGATCAGAAAGTTCCACAGAATCCCGATCAGTAGCGATCCTGATCGACAACAGTGCAAGCATGAGCCGTGTGGGCCCCGACGGACCTCTTATTGAGCAGGCTAAGAATGTAGTAACCCAAATTATTGAAAATAGTACCAGTAATGATCAGTTTTTACTTCAAACAACAAATACTGCTGAGATAACGGAGGCCGGATTTATGAATCGTGGAAGGGTTCGTAATCAACTCGAAGATATAACGGCTGTAAACCGCGGACATTATACAGCTGAACAATTTCGACAGCTGTACGATCAACTTTTGGATGCACCGGAAAAGCAGTCGGTACTTTATATTATTTCTGACGGACAGCAGAGTCAACTTTCGGAGTTAGCAGAGATCAATATCCAGGAAGAGTCATCCGAATCAAAGTCAGTGTCGGTACAGTTAATAACACTGGAAGAGGCTGAACAGCGAAACGTGGCGGTTACCTCATTATCACTGGAAAGCCAACTATTAGGGCCGGGTTCTCCGCTAACGTTATCTGTAGAATTACAAAATACGGGAAAGGCACCGGTGGTCAATCAATATGTATCATTGCAGGTGGAAGAAGAGCTATCAGGGCAGTATGAGACATCGCTGGACCCCGGCGAAACCAAAACGTTTTCCTTTGAGATCATCCCTGATGAGGTAGGATATATATCGGGGCGAATTTTACTGGAAGGGGATGAAGTGGAGTTTGATAACAGTAGACACTTTGTTGTTCATATCCCACAACAGCGTTCTATATTATTGGTGAATAATGGTGAAGAGACCACTACTTTTAAGTCATATATTACTCCGGCATTAGAAGCTGCACGAGAATCAAATGCCCGAATTAGGTTTGATGAAGCCACGGTTGATGAAGTAGAGCAGGCAAAGTGGGTCGACTATGATGGTGTTATCTTAAACGGTTTGAACAACATCCCGTCGTACTGGCAGCAAGAATTGCGTCAATATGTACAAGATGGTGGGGGGATTTTGTTTTTTCCCTCAGAAAAGGGAGATGTCGAAAATTATAACCAGTTTTTTAGCTTATTAAATGCCGGACGTTTTGACAATGTAATTGGGGAGTACGGCTCGTTCGAAACGGTTACCAAGATGGCTCCTTTGGAAGAAGGGCATCCTGTGTTAGATGATATTTTCAGGAAGCGAGAGGATGAGGAAATTCGAATCGAGTTACCTTCGCTGTTTTATTATTATCACGAGCAGGTTGCATCCACAGCTGATGCACTCCCTGTGCTTAAAGCAGTAAATGGTGATGCTTTATTGACGGAATACCGTTTTGGAGATGGTATTTTTCTAAAGTCTGCAGTAGGTACTGATCCCGGCTGGTCGAACCTTCCAATAAACCCATTGTTTGCGCCATTGTATTACCGGGCTGTACTCTATACCTCATCTCCCGAACGGGGAGGTCTGCAGCAACATCAACTTGGTGAACCTTTTGAATGGAACAGTATGCTGAAAAGCACAGATGTGACGCTCACGATTAACGGCACCGAATACAAACCAAACGTACAAAGACAATCACAGGGGGTGAATATAGCATACGAAGGACGAGAATGGGAGCCCGGAATACTACGTGTTAGATCGCCGGAAGAAGAAATTGATATTGCCGTAAATCAACATATAATGGAATCGGATTTCGAAACGTTAGACAACGAGCAATGGAATGATATGATGGATGACCAACTGGTGATTTCCGATATGTTGACTGCAGAAAATATTTCCAACGAACAACTACAAGAACAACTTCGAACAGCCGTTTTTGGTAAAGAAATATGGAATTGGTTTGTTTGGATCGCATTGCTTTTTTTAATTACAGAAACCTTGGTTAGTCGCCTATATAAAGCAGAGTCTATCTCTTAA
- a CDS encoding TIGR01777 family oxidoreductase, with product MNVLITGGTGFIGSYLRRMLLQEGHFLTIVSRDPADYEDETAKNQQFVSWDDDLTPAMEKADAVINLAGASIFGQRWTDEVKQKIYSSRIDCTKQLVKAIGQTDHPPSVMVSASGADYYKPAGNRVLDESAPAGDSFLSKVCVDWEAAAQPVTDYGVRLVHPRIGVVLEKDGGALQQMLLPFKLGVGGPIGSGEQYFPWIHMLDLCRGLLFPLKKEALEGAYNLNAPNPVTMDEFASELASQLHRPSLFKVPEFVLNIVLGEAANPVITSKRIQPQKLQQHGFEFKFPFLRQALGEIL from the coding sequence ATGAATGTATTAATAACAGGTGGCACGGGTTTTATTGGATCGTATTTGCGCAGGATGCTACTTCAAGAGGGGCATTTTTTAACTATTGTAAGTCGAGATCCTGCCGATTATGAAGATGAAACGGCAAAAAACCAGCAGTTTGTTTCTTGGGATGATGATTTGACGCCTGCCATGGAAAAAGCTGACGCAGTGATTAATTTAGCTGGTGCCTCCATTTTTGGTCAGCGATGGACCGACGAGGTGAAGCAAAAGATTTACTCAAGCCGGATCGATTGTACCAAACAGTTGGTAAAAGCAATTGGCCAAACGGACCATCCGCCTTCGGTTATGGTTTCAGCCTCGGGAGCAGATTACTATAAACCTGCCGGGAATCGGGTTTTGGATGAGTCGGCCCCAGCTGGTGATAGCTTTTTGTCGAAAGTGTGTGTGGATTGGGAAGCTGCGGCACAGCCTGTGACAGATTATGGCGTTCGATTGGTGCATCCCCGGATTGGTGTTGTACTCGAAAAAGATGGCGGAGCTTTGCAGCAGATGTTGTTACCGTTTAAGCTTGGAGTAGGCGGTCCAATAGGAAGTGGAGAGCAATACTTTCCCTGGATTCATATGCTGGATTTATGCCGTGGCCTATTATTTCCGCTGAAGAAAGAGGCCTTGGAAGGCGCTTATAATTTAAATGCTCCCAATCCAGTTACGATGGATGAGTTTGCCAGCGAATTGGCTTCGCAGCTGCATCGTCCCTCACTTTTTAAAGTGCCCGAATTTGTACTGAATATAGTATTGGGAGAAGCAGCAAATCCTGTCATTACCAGCAAGAGGATACAACCCCAAAAATTACAACAGCACGGCTTCGAATTTAAATTTCCTTTTCTGCGCCAAGCGCTGGGAGAAATATTATAA
- a CDS encoding MauE/DoxX family redox-associated membrane protein, with the protein MNNSYANTALIVIRYILGILFLISGIGKLISASEARYLVELLATEFYWLIEYADFIVTATSIFELILAGLLIGNKLLRWALTGTFALLAIFSSVLGYFYLQGMTIENCGCFGAFGFASGLEFTLIRNVILILLTITAFVLTFRQEPSSD; encoded by the coding sequence ATGAACAACTCGTACGCTAATACGGCCCTAATTGTAATCAGATATATTCTTGGGATTCTATTTCTGATCTCCGGGATTGGAAAGTTAATAAGTGCCTCCGAAGCTCGCTATCTTGTCGAGTTATTGGCCACAGAATTCTATTGGCTTATTGAATATGCGGATTTTATTGTAACTGCTACATCTATTTTTGAACTTATTCTTGCCGGCTTGCTGATTGGCAACAAGCTACTTCGATGGGCCCTAACAGGAACTTTTGCCTTGCTTGCAATATTCTCATCAGTACTGGGGTATTTTTACCTGCAGGGCATGACCATCGAAAATTGTGGCTGTTTTGGCGCGTTCGGCTTTGCATCGGGATTGGAGTTTACGCTGATCAGAAATGTCATTCTGATACTGCTTACTATAACTGCTTTTGTCTTAACATTTAGGCAAGAACCATCTAGCGATTAG